The proteins below are encoded in one region of Halichoerus grypus chromosome X, mHalGry1.hap1.1, whole genome shotgun sequence:
- the MED12 gene encoding mediator of RNA polymerase II transcription subunit 12 isoform X6 — MAAFGILSYEHRPLKRPRLGPPDVYPQDPKQKEDELTALNVKQGFNNQPAVSGDEHGSAKNVNFNPAKISSNFSSIIAEKLRCNTLPDTGRRKPQVNQKDNFWLVTARSQSAINTWFTDLAGTKPLTQLAKKVPIFSKKEEVFGYLAKYTVPVMRAAWLIKMTCAYYAAISETKVKKRHVIDPFMEWTQIITKYLWEQLQKMAEYYRPGPAGSGGCGSTIGPLPHDVEVAIRQWDYNEKLAMFMFQDGMLDRHEFLTWVLECFEKIRPGEDELLKLLLPLLLRYSGEFVQSAYLSRRLAYFCTRRLALQLDGVSSHSSHVMSAQSTSTLPATPAPQPPTSSAPSTPFSDLLMCPQHRPLVFGLSCILQTILLCCPSALVWHYSLTDSRIKTGSPLDHLPIAPSNLPMPEGNSAFTQQVRAKLREIEQQIKERGQAVEVRWSFDKCQEATAGFTIGRVLHTLEVLDSHSFERSDFSNSLDSLCNRIFGLGPSKDGHEISSDDDAVVSLLCEWAVSCKRSGRHRAMVVAKLLEKRQAEIEAERCGESEAADEKGSIASGSLSAPSAPIFQDVLLQFLDTQAPMLTDPRSESERVEFFNLVLLFCELIRHDVFSHNMYTCTLISRGDLAFGAPGPRPPSPFDDPADDSERKEAEGSSSSKLEDPGLSESMDIDPSSSVLFEDMEKPDFSLFSPTMPCEGKGSPSPEKPDVEKEVKPPPKEKLEGTLGVLYDQPRHVQYATHFPIPQEESCSHECNQRLVVLFGVGKQRDDARHAIKKITKDILKVLNRKGTAETDQLAPIVPLNPGDLTFLGGEDGQKRRRNRPEAFPTAEDIFAKFQHLSHYDQHQVTAQVSRNVLEQITSFALGMSYHLPLVQHVQFIFDLMEYSLSISGLIDFAIQLLNELSVVEAELLLKSSDLVGSYTTSLCLCIVAVLRHYHACLILNQDQMAQVFEGLCGVVKHGMNRSDGSSAERCILAYLYDLYTSCSHLKSKFGELFSDFCSKVKNTIYCNVEPSESNMRWAPEFMIDTLENPAAHTFTYTGLGKSLSENPANRYSFVCNALMHVCVGHHDPDRVNDIAILCAELTGYCKSLSAEWLGVLKALCCSSNNGTCGFNDLLCNVDVSDLSFHDSLATFVAILIARQCLLLEDLIRCAAIPSLLNAACSEQDSEPGARLTCRILLHLFKTPQLNPCQSDGNKPTVGIRSSCDRHLLAASQNRIVDGAVFAVLKAVFVLGDAELKGSGFTVTGGTEELPEEEGGGGSGGRRQGGRNISVETASLDVYAKYVLRSICQQEWVGERCLKSLCEDSNDLQDPVLSSAQAQRLMQLICYPYRLLDNEDGENPQRQRIKRILQNLDQWTMRQSSLELQLMIKQTPNNEMNSLLENIAKATIEVFQQSAETGSSSGSAASNMPSSSKTKPVLSSLERSGVWLVAPLIAKLPTSVQGHVLKAAGEELEKGQHLGSSSRKERDRQKQKSMSLLSQQPFLSLVLTCLKGQDEQREGLLTSLYSQVHQIVNNWRDNQYLDDCKPKQLMHEALKLRLNLVGGMFDTVQRSTQQTTEWAMLLLEIIISGTVDMQSNNELFTTVLDMLSVLINGTLAADMSSISQGSMEENKRAYMNLVKKLRKELGERQSDSLEKVLQLLPLPKPTRDVITCEPQGSLIDTKGNKIAGFDSIFKKEGLQVSTKQKISPWDLFEGLKPSAPLSWGWFGTVRVDRRVARGEEQQRLLLYHTHLRPRPRAYYLEPLPLPPEDEEPPAPTLLEPEKKAPEPPKTDKPGAAPPSTEERKKKSTKGKKRSQPATKTEDYGMGPGRSGPYGVTVPPDLLHHANPGSISHLSYRQGSIGLYTQNQPLPAGGPRVDPYRPVRLPMQKLPTRPPYPGVLPTTMTGVMGLEPSSYKTSVYRQQQPAVPQGQRLRQQLQAKIQSQGMLGQSSVHQMTPSSSYGLQTSQGYTPYVSHVGLQQHTGPAGTMVPPSYSSQPYQSTHPSTNPTLVDPTRHLQQRPSGYVHQQAPTYGHGLASTQRFSQQTLQQAPMIGAMTPLGAQGVQAGGVRSASILPEQQQQQQQQQQQQQQQQQQQQQQYHIRQQQQQQILRQQQQQQQQQQQQQAAHQQQQQQQAAPPQAQPQSQPQFQRQGLQQTQQQQQTAALVRQLQQQLSNTQPQPSTNIFGRY, encoded by the exons ATCAGTTCCAACTTCAGCAGCATTATTGCAGAGAAGTTACGTTGTAACACCCTCCCTGACACTGGTCGCAGAAAGCCCCAAGTGAACCAGAAGGACAACTTCTGGCTGGTGACTGCACGATCCCAGAGTGCCATTAACACCTGGTTCACTGACCTGGCTGGCACCAAGCCACTCACGCAACTAGCCAAAAAG GTCCCCATTTTCAGTAAAAAGGAAGAAGTGTTTGGGTACTTAGCCAAGTACACAGTGCCTGTGATGCGGGCCGCCTGGCTCATTAAGATGACCTGTGCCTACTACGCAGCAATCAGTGAGACCAAGGTGAAGAAGAGACATGTCATTGACCCCTTCATGG AATGGACTCAGATCATCACCAAATACTTATGGGAGCAGCTGCAAAAGATGGCCGAGTACTACCGGCCAGGGCCTGCAGGCAGTGGGGGCTGTGGGTCCACTATAGGGCCCTTGCCCCATGACGTAGAGGTGGCAATCCGGCAGTGGGACTACAACGAGAAGCTGGCCATGTTCATGTTTCAG GATGGAATGCTGGACAGACATGAGTTCCTGACCTGGGTCCTTGAGTGTTTTGAGAAAATACGCCCTGGAGAGGATGAATTGCTTAaactgctgctgcccctgctgcttCGA TACTCGGGGGAATTCGTTCAGTCTGCGTACCTCTCCCGCCGCCTTGCCTACTTCTGTACCCGGAGACTGGCCTTGCAACTGGATGGCGTGAGCAGTCACTCATCTCACGTTATGTCCGCTCAGTCGACAAGCACACTGCCCGCCACCCCTGCTCCTCAGCCCCCAACCAGCAGCGCACCCTCTACACCCTTTAGCGACCTGCTGATGTGCCCTCAGCACCGGCCCCTGGTTTTTGGCCTCAGCTGTATCCTTCAG ACCATCCTCCTGTGCTGTCCTAGTGCCCTGGTTTGGCACTACTCGCTGACCGATAGCCGCATTAAGACTGGCTCACCACTTGACCACCTGCCTATTGCCCCCTCCAACCTGCCCATGCCAGAGGGCAACAGTGCCTTTACTCAGCAG GTACGTGCAAAGTTGCGCGAGATTGAGCAGCAGATCAAGGAGCGAGGACAGGCGGTTGAGGTTCGCTGGTCTTTCGATAAGTGCCAGGAAGCCACTGCAG GCTTCACCATTGGACGGGTGCTCCATACTTTGGAAGTGTTGGACAGCCACAGTTTTGAGCGCTCTGACTTCAGCAACTCTCTCGACTCCCTTTGTAACCGAATCTTTGGGTTGGGCCCTAGCAAGGACGGGCACGAG ATCTCCTCGGATGATGACGCCGTAGTATCATTACTGTGTGAATGGGCCGTCAGCTGCAAGCGTTCTGGTCGGCATCGTGCTATGGTGGTAGCCAAGCTGCTGGAGAAGAGACAGGCCGAGATTGAGGCCGAG CGTTGTGGAGAATCAGAAGCCGCAGATGAGAAGGGTTCCATTGCCTCTGGCTCCCTTTCTGCTCCCAGTGCTCCCATTTTCCAGGATGTCCTCCTGCAGTTTCTGGATACCCAGGCTCCCATGCTGA CGGACCCCCGAAGTGAGAGTGAGCGAGTGGAGTTCTTTAATCTGGTCCTGCTCTTCTGTGAACTGATTCGACACGATGTTTTCTCCCACAACATGTACACTTGCACCCTCATCTCCCGGGGGGACCTCGCCTTTGGAGCTCCTGGCCCCCGGCCTCCGTCTCCTTTTGATGACCCTGCTGATGACTCAGAGCGCAAGGAGGCCGAGGGCAGCAGCAGTAGCAAGCTGGAG GACCCAGGGCTCTCGGAGTCGATGGACATTGACCCTAGTTCCAGTGTGCTCTTCGAGGACATGGAGAAGCCTGATTTCTCA TTGTTCTCCCCTACTATGCCCTGTGAGGGGAAGGGCAGTCCATCCCCCGAGAAGCCAGATGTTGAGAAGGAGGTGAAGCCCCCGCCCAAGGAGAAGCTAGAAGGGACCCTTGGGGTTCTTTATGACCAGCCGCGGCATGTGCAGTACGCCACGCACTTTCCCATCCCCCAG GAGGAGTCATGCAGCCATGAGTGCAACCAGCGGTTGGTCGTACTGTTTGGGGTGGGGAAGCAGCGAGATGATGCCCGCCATGCCATCAAGAAAATTACCAAGGATATCCTGAAGGTTCTGAACCGCAAGGGGACAGCGGAAACTG ACCAGCTTGCTCCTATTGTGCCTCTGAATCCTGGAGACCTGACATTCTTAG gtggggaggatgggcagaAGCGGCGACGCAACCGGCCTGAAGCCTTCCCCACTGCTGAAGATATCTTTGCTAAGTTCCAGCACCTTTCACATTATGACCAGCACCAGGTCACGGCTCAG GTCTCCCGGAATGTTCTGGAGCAGATCACGAGCTTTGCCCTTGGCATGTCATACCACTTGCCTCTGGTGCAGCATGTGCAGTTCATCTTCGACCTCATGGAATATTCCCTCAGCATCAGTGGCCTCATCGACTTTGCCATTCAG CTCCTGAATGAACTGAGCGTAGTTGAGGCTGAGCTGCTCCTCAAGTCCTCGGATCTGGTGGGCAGCTACACTACCAGCCTGTGCCTGTGCATCGTGGCCGTCCTGCGGCACTACCATGCCTGCCTCATCCTCAACCAGGACCAGATGGCCCAGGTCTTTGAGGG GCTGTGTGGCGTAGTGAAGCATGGGATGAACCGGTCAGATGGCTCCTCTGCGGAACGCTGTATCCTTGCTTATCTCTATGATCTGTACACCTCCTGTAGCCATTTAAAGAGCAAATTTGGGGAGCTCTTCAG CGACTTCTGCTCCAAGGTGAAAAACACCATCTACTGCAACGTGGAGCCCTCAGAATCCAACATGCGCTGGGCACCCGAGTTCATGATTGACACTCTGGAGAACCCCGCAGCTCACACCTTCACCTACACGGGGCTAGGCAAGAGTCTTAGTGAGAACCCCGCTAACCGCTACAGCTTTGTCTGCAATGCCCTTATGCACGTCTGTGTGGGGCACCATGATCCCGATAG GGTGAATGACATTGCCATCCTGTGTGCGGAGCTGACGGGCTACTGCAAGTCACTGAGCGCCGAGTGGCTGGGGGTCCTGAAGGCCTTGTGCTGCTCCTCTAACAATGGCACTTGTGGCTTCAACGACCTTCTCTGCAATGTAGAT GTCAGTGACCTGTCTTTTCACGACTCCCTGGCTACTTTTGTTGCCATCCTCATCGCTCGGCAGTGTCTGCTCCTCGAGGACCTGATTCGCTGTGCTGCCATCCCTTCGCTCCTTAATGCTG cttgcAGTGAACAGGACTCTGAGCCGGGGGCCCGGCTTACCTGCCGCATCCTCCTCCACCTTTTCAAGACACCTCAGCTCAATCCTTGCCAGTCAGATGGAA ACAAGCCTACAGTAGGAATCCGTTCCTCCTGTGACCGCCACCTGCTGGCTGCCTCCCAGAACCGCATAGTGGATGGAGCTGTGTTTGCTGTTCTCAAGGCTGTGTTTGTACTTG GGGATGCGGAACTGAAGGGTTCGGGCTTCACTGTGACAGGAGGAACAGAAGAACttccagaggaggagggaggaggtggcaGTGGCGGTCGGAGGCAGGGTGGCCGCAACATCTCTGTGGAGACAGCCAGTCTGGATGTCTATGCCAAGTACGTGCTACGCAGCATCTGCCAACAG GAATGGGTAGGAGAGCGTTGCCTTAAATCACTGTGTGAGGACAGCAACGACCTGCAAGACCCAGTGTTGAGTAGCGCCCAGGCCCAGCGCCTCATGCAGCTCATCTGCTACCCATATCGATTGCTGGACAACGAGGATGGGGAAAACCCCCAGCGGCAGCGCATTAAGCGCATTCTCCAG AACTTGGACCAGTGGACCATGCGCCAGTCTTCTTTGGAGCTGCAGCTCATGATCAAGCAGACCCCTAACAAT GAGATGAACTCCCTCTTAGAGAACATCGCCAAGGCCACAATCGAGGTTTTCCAACAGTCAGCGGAGACGGGGTCATCTTCTGGAAGCGCTGCCAGCAACATGCCCAGCAGCAGCAAGACCAAGCCAGTGCTCAG CTCTCTAGAGCGCTCTGGTGTGTGGCTGGTGGCCCCCCTCATTGCTAAACTGCCCACCTCAGTCCAGGGGCATGTGTTAAAGGCGGCTGGGGAGGAACTGGAGAAGGGCCAGCACCTGGGTTCCTCTTCCCGCAAAGAACGGGACCGACAAAAGCAGAAGAG CATGTCCCTGTTGAGCCAGCAGCCATTCTTATCCCTGGTGCTGACGTGTCTGAAAGGGCAGGATGAGCAGCGTGAGGGCCTTCTCACCTCCCTCTACAGCCAGGTGCACCAG ATTGTGAATAACTGGCGTGACAACCAGTACTTAGATGACTGCAAACCAAAGCAGCTCATGCACGAGGCTCTCAAGCTGCGGCTCAACCTG GTGGGGGGCATGTTTGACACGGTGCAGCGCAGCACCCAGCAGACCACCGAGTGGGCCATGCTCCTCCTGGAGATCATCATCAGCGGCACCGTTGACATGCAGTCCAACAA CGAGCTCTTCACCACCGTGCTGGACATGCTGAGCGTGCTCATCAATGGGACCCTGGCCGCGGACATGTCTAGCATCTCTCAGGGCAGCATGGAGGAGAATAAGCGTGCCTACATGAACCTGGTGAAGAAGCTGCGG AAAGAGCTGGGGGAACGTCAGTCAGACAGTCTGGAAAAAGTTCTCCAGCTGCTGCCACTGCCCAAGCCGACCCGAGATGTCATCACATGTGAGCCACAGGGCTCCCTCATTGACACCAAGGGCAACAAGATTGCAGGCTTCGATTCCATCTTCAAGAAGGAG GGTCTGCAGGTTTCCACCAAACAAAAGATCTCTCCCTGGGATCTTTTTGAGGGCTTGAAGCCGTCCGCACCACTCTCTTGGGGCTGGTTTGGAACAGTCCGGGTCGACCGGCGAGTGGCCCGAGGAGAGGAACAACAGCGGTTGCTGCTCTATCACACGCACCTgcggccccggccccgggccTATTACCTGGAGCCGCTCCCGCTGCCCCCAGAAGATGAGGagccccctgctcccaccctgcTAGAGCCCGAGAAAAAGGCTCCAGAGCCCCCCAAAACTGACAAACCTGGGGCCGCTCCACCCAGTACTGAGGAGCGCAAGAAGAAGTCCACCAAGGGCAAGAAacgcagccagccagccaccaaGACAGAG GACTATGGAATGGGCCCGGGCAGGAGCGGCCCCTATGGCGTGACAGTGCCTCCAGACCTCCTGCACCACGCTAACCCCGGTTCCATATCCCATCTTAGCTACAGGCAGGGCTCCATAGGCCTGTACACCCAGAACCAGCCACTACCTGCAG GGGGCCCTCGCGTGGACCCGTACCGCCCCGTGCGGTTACCGATGCAGAAGCTGCCCACCCGACCACCTTACCCTGGAGTGCTGCCCACGACCATGACTGGAGTCATGGGACTAGAACCTTCCTCCTACAAGACCTCCGTGTACCGACAGCAGCAGCCCGCGGTGCCCCAAGGACAGCGCCTTCGCCAACAGCTCCAGGCAAAGATA CAGAGTCAGGGGATGTTGGGACAGTCATCTGTCCATCAGATGACTCCCAGCTCTTCCTACGGTTTGCAGACCTCCCAG ggCTATACTCCTTATGTTTCTCATGTGGGATTGCAGCAACACACAGGCCCCGCAGGTACCATGGTGCCCCCCAGCTACTCCAGCCAGCCTTACCAGAGCACCCACCCTTCTACCAATCCTACTCTTGTAGATCCTACTCGCCACCTGCAACAGCGGCCCAGTGGCTATGTGCACCAGCAGGCCCCAACCTACGGACATGGGCTGGCCTCCACTCAAAG GTTTTCGCAGCAGACCCTGCAGCAGGCACCCATGATAGGTGCCATGACCCCGCTGGGCGCGCAGGGCGTCCAGGCGGGCGGCGTGCGGTCAGCATCCATCCTGCccgagcagcagcagcagcagcagcagcagcagcagcaacagcagcagcagcagcagcagcagcagcagcagtaccACAtccggcagcagcagcagcagcagatcCTGCGG cagcagcagcagcagcagcagcagcagcagcagcagcaggcggcgcaccagcagcagcagcagcagcaggcggCTCCCCCCCAAGCCCAGCCCCAGTCCCAGCCCCAG TTCCAGCGCCAGGGGCTTCAGCAGACGCAGCAGCAGCAACAGACGGCAGCTTTGGTCCGGCAGCTCCAACAGCAGCTCTCCA ATACTCAGCCACAGCCCAGCACCAACATATTTGGACGCTACTGA